A region of Nocardioides alkalitolerans DNA encodes the following proteins:
- a CDS encoding STAS domain-containing protein, translated as MEEPPFASVVDPATRTVTVTGGVWGFRDVEELDRAITTASAGLTQSITLDLTRAEFLPSLGIGTLLSLRRRMRLHGADLTVVAAPGTVAHRVLMITGVEVVESDG; from the coding sequence ATGGAGGAGCCCCCCTTCGCGTCCGTGGTGGACCCCGCCACGCGCACGGTGACCGTGACCGGCGGCGTCTGGGGGTTCCGCGACGTCGAGGAGCTCGACCGCGCGATCACGACGGCCTCCGCGGGCCTCACGCAGTCGATCACCCTCGACCTCACCCGCGCCGAGTTCCTGCCGAGCCTCGGGATCGGCACGCTGCTGTCGCTGCGCCGCCGCATGCGGCTGCACGGCGCCGACCTCACCGTCGTCGCCGCACCGGGCACGGTCGCGCACCGCGTCCTGATGATCACGGGCGTCGAGGTGGTGGAGAGCGATGGCTGA
- a CDS encoding FdhF/YdeP family oxidoreductase yields the protein MGREDATPAVANIDETALTVGTPKQRAVGVPAVTHALQIAVEQMGPVRTGETLRLVNQKHGFDCPGCAWPEGDHRSAAEFCENGAKAVAEEATRRRVPPEFFAAHPVSELETWDDYALGQQGRLTHPMLLEEGATHYRPVSWEEAYAVVADEVAALDSPDELVFYTSGRTSNEAAFLWQLLARGLGTNNLPDCSNMCHESSGSALTETIGIGKGSVSLHDVETAELVIVAGQNPGTNHPRMLSALEKTKRNGGTVVAVNPLHEAGLLRFDNPQKARGVVGRGTPIADVFLQVRLGGDQALFQALGALLLAAEETAPGTVLDHAFVEERTRGFAEYAAHLAALDWDDVATATGLEREQIEEVAGLLLGSGSTIVCWAMGLTQHKHSVATLRDVVNLLLLQGNIGRPGAGVCPVRGHSNVQGDRTMGIFEQMPAWFHDHLDAEFGFTSPREHGWDTVAAIEAMAAGKAKVFLGMGGNFARATPDSHVTEAALRSLDLTVQVSTKLNRSHVVHGRRALILPTLGRTEADVQAGGPQRVTVEDSMSAVHASQGRLAPASDELRSEVAIISELAERLLDGRDNAPQADWRAFRDDYATIRASISRVVPGFEDFEAKIDVPGGFVLPHRPRDERGFTTPSGKAEFTVNELEYPHVPAGRLLLQTLRSHDQYNTTIYGKDDRYRGIHGGRRVVLVHADDLAEQGLADGDLVDLVSEWSDGERRAEAFRCVAYSTPRGCAAAYYPETNVLVPLGSYADTSRTPTSKSVVVRLEPRDR from the coding sequence ATGGGACGAGAGGACGCGACCCCCGCCGTCGCCAACATCGACGAGACCGCGCTGACGGTCGGCACGCCGAAGCAGCGTGCCGTCGGGGTGCCGGCCGTGACGCACGCGCTGCAGATCGCGGTGGAGCAGATGGGTCCCGTGCGCACGGGCGAGACGCTGCGGCTCGTCAACCAGAAGCACGGCTTCGACTGCCCGGGCTGCGCGTGGCCGGAGGGCGACCACCGGAGCGCGGCCGAGTTCTGCGAGAACGGCGCGAAGGCCGTCGCCGAGGAGGCGACGCGACGCCGGGTGCCGCCGGAGTTCTTCGCGGCGCACCCGGTGTCGGAGCTGGAGACGTGGGACGACTACGCGCTCGGCCAGCAGGGGCGGCTCACCCACCCGATGCTGCTCGAGGAGGGGGCCACGCACTACCGGCCGGTGTCGTGGGAGGAGGCGTACGCCGTGGTGGCCGACGAGGTCGCCGCGCTCGACTCCCCCGACGAGCTGGTCTTCTACACGTCGGGCCGCACCTCCAACGAGGCCGCCTTCCTCTGGCAGCTGCTCGCCCGCGGGCTCGGCACCAACAACCTCCCCGACTGCTCGAACATGTGCCACGAGTCGTCCGGCTCCGCCCTCACCGAGACCATCGGCATCGGCAAGGGCTCGGTGTCGCTCCACGACGTCGAGACCGCCGAGCTCGTCATCGTCGCCGGGCAGAACCCCGGCACCAACCACCCCCGCATGCTGTCGGCGCTGGAGAAGACGAAGCGCAACGGCGGCACGGTCGTGGCGGTCAACCCGCTGCACGAGGCGGGCCTGCTGCGGTTCGACAACCCGCAGAAGGCGCGCGGCGTCGTAGGTCGCGGGACGCCGATCGCCGACGTGTTCCTGCAGGTCAGGCTCGGCGGCGACCAGGCCCTCTTCCAGGCCCTCGGCGCGCTCCTCCTGGCCGCCGAGGAGACCGCCCCCGGCACCGTCCTCGACCACGCGTTCGTCGAGGAGCGCACGCGGGGCTTCGCGGAGTACGCCGCGCACCTCGCCGCGCTCGACTGGGACGACGTCGCGACCGCCACCGGCCTGGAGCGGGAGCAGATCGAGGAGGTCGCCGGGCTGCTGCTCGGCTCGGGCTCCACCATCGTCTGCTGGGCGATGGGACTGACCCAGCACAAGCACTCCGTCGCCACGCTCCGCGACGTCGTCAACCTGCTGCTCCTCCAGGGCAACATCGGACGGCCCGGCGCGGGCGTCTGCCCGGTGCGCGGCCACTCCAATGTGCAGGGCGACCGCACGATGGGGATCTTCGAGCAGATGCCGGCGTGGTTCCACGACCACCTCGACGCCGAGTTCGGGTTCACCTCGCCGCGCGAGCACGGCTGGGACACGGTCGCGGCGATCGAGGCCATGGCCGCAGGGAAGGCGAAGGTCTTCCTCGGCATGGGGGGCAACTTCGCCCGCGCCACCCCCGACAGCCACGTCACCGAGGCGGCCCTGCGCTCGCTGGACCTGACCGTGCAGGTGTCGACCAAGCTCAACCGCTCCCACGTCGTGCACGGGCGGCGCGCCCTCATCCTGCCGACGCTCGGGCGCACCGAGGCCGACGTGCAGGCCGGGGGTCCGCAGCGCGTCACCGTCGAGGACTCGATGAGCGCCGTCCACGCCTCCCAGGGGCGGCTGGCCCCGGCCAGCGACGAGCTGCGCAGCGAGGTGGCGATCATCTCCGAGCTCGCCGAACGGCTCCTCGACGGCCGGGACAACGCCCCGCAGGCCGACTGGCGCGCGTTCCGCGACGACTACGCGACGATCCGGGCGTCGATCTCCCGTGTCGTACCGGGGTTCGAGGACTTCGAGGCCAAGATCGACGTGCCCGGCGGGTTCGTGCTGCCGCACCGGCCGCGCGACGAGCGGGGCTTCACGACGCCGTCCGGCAAGGCGGAGTTCACGGTGAACGAGCTGGAGTACCCGCACGTGCCCGCGGGCCGCCTGCTGCTGCAGACGCTGCGGTCGCACGACCAGTACAACACCACGATCTACGGGAAGGACGACCGCTACCGGGGCATCCACGGCGGGCGCCGGGTCGTGCTCGTGCACGCCGACGACCTCGCCGAGCAGGGGCTCGCCGACGGCGACCTGGTCGACCTCGTGTCGGAGTGGAGCGACGGCGAGCGCCGCGCCGAGGCCTTCCGCTGCGTGGCCTACAGCACACCGCGGGGGTGCGCCGCGGCGTACTACCCCGAGACCAACGTGCTCGTGCCGCTCGGTTCCTACGCCGACACGTCCCGCACGCCGACGTCGAAGTCCGTCGTCGTGCGCCTCGAGCCCCGCGACCGCTAG
- a CDS encoding NAD(P)/FAD-dependent oxidoreductase, translating into MSTPTDRSTGPTPEHVDVVVVGAGLSGIGAAYRLQTERPGTSYVVLEAREAMGGTWDLFRYPGVRSDSDMYTLGYSFKPWRDGRSLADGPSILRYIEETASEFGIDEHIRYSSRVVAADFDTATCRWTVEVEDPRTGERRSLTCGFLYSCAGYYDYDEPHHPDLPGLEKFAGQVVHPQFWPEDLSYAGQRVVVIGSGATAVTLVPAMLADESGNGGSGPAGHVTMLQRTPTWISAVPRVDRNAERLKRVLPPAAAHHAIRAKNIAFSTAFYQFCRRRPQQARKLLTGLTTKFLGDPQLVADHFTPTYDPWDQRLCAVPGGDLFKVIKSGAAEVVTDRIASFVPEGIRLESGRVLEADVVVTATGLRLRAFGGISPSVDGVEVTLPEQHTWNGAMVTGIPSFAVCIGYTNASWTLRADLTHRLVCKVLAWTEEQGYAAAVPTPDGDLGSRPLLDLAAGYVQRSIDAFPRQGDKAPWRVRQNYVLDAATTLRSDLGRTLTGLRPRPRAVPAATDTAATDTAEPGLVDA; encoded by the coding sequence ATGAGCACTCCCACCGACCGCTCCACCGGTCCGACCCCCGAGCACGTCGACGTCGTCGTGGTCGGCGCCGGGCTCTCCGGCATCGGCGCGGCGTACCGCCTGCAGACCGAGCGACCGGGCACGAGCTACGTCGTGCTCGAGGCCCGCGAGGCGATGGGCGGCACGTGGGACCTGTTCCGCTACCCGGGCGTGCGCTCCGACTCGGACATGTACACGCTCGGCTACTCCTTCAAGCCCTGGCGCGACGGCCGCTCGCTCGCCGACGGGCCGTCGATCCTGCGCTACATCGAGGAGACGGCCAGCGAGTTCGGCATCGACGAGCACATCCGCTACTCCTCCCGCGTCGTCGCCGCCGACTTCGACACCGCGACGTGCCGCTGGACGGTCGAGGTCGAGGACCCCCGCACCGGCGAGCGCCGCTCGCTGACCTGCGGCTTCCTCTACTCGTGCGCCGGCTACTACGACTACGACGAGCCCCACCACCCCGACCTGCCGGGCCTCGAGAAGTTCGCCGGCCAGGTCGTCCACCCGCAGTTCTGGCCCGAGGACCTGTCCTACGCGGGCCAGCGCGTCGTCGTCATCGGCTCCGGCGCCACCGCGGTCACCCTCGTGCCGGCGATGCTCGCCGACGAGAGCGGGAACGGCGGCAGCGGCCCCGCCGGCCACGTGACGATGCTGCAGCGCACCCCGACCTGGATCAGCGCCGTGCCCCGCGTCGACCGCAACGCCGAGCGGCTCAAGCGCGTCCTCCCCCCGGCCGCCGCGCACCACGCGATCCGCGCGAAGAACATCGCGTTCTCCACGGCCTTCTACCAGTTCTGCCGCCGCCGCCCGCAGCAGGCGCGGAAGCTGCTCACCGGGCTGACGACGAAGTTCCTCGGCGACCCGCAGCTCGTCGCCGACCACTTCACGCCGACCTACGACCCGTGGGACCAGCGCCTGTGCGCCGTCCCCGGCGGCGACCTGTTCAAGGTCATCAAGAGCGGCGCGGCCGAGGTCGTCACGGACCGGATCGCCTCGTTCGTGCCCGAGGGCATCCGGCTCGAGTCCGGCCGCGTGCTGGAGGCCGACGTCGTCGTCACCGCCACCGGCCTGCGCCTGCGGGCCTTCGGCGGTATCTCCCCGAGCGTCGACGGGGTCGAGGTGACGCTCCCCGAGCAGCACACCTGGAACGGCGCCATGGTCACGGGCATCCCCTCCTTCGCGGTCTGCATCGGCTACACCAACGCCTCCTGGACGCTGCGCGCCGACCTCACCCACCGCCTCGTGTGCAAGGTGCTGGCCTGGACCGAGGAGCAGGGGTACGCCGCGGCCGTCCCCACCCCGGACGGCGACCTCGGCTCGCGTCCGCTGCTCGACCTGGCCGCGGGCTACGTGCAGCGCTCCATCGACGCCTTCCCGCGCCAGGGCGACAAGGCGCCGTGGCGCGTGCGCCAGAACTACGTGCTCGACGCGGCGACGACGCTGCGCAGCGACCTGGGTCGCACGCTCACGGGTCTGCGACCGCGACCGAGGGCCGTGCCCGCTGCGACCGACACCGCTGCGACCGACACCGCCGAGCCCGGGCTGGTCGACGCGTGA
- a CDS encoding ATP-binding protein: MADVVAFETEVPFTDRGAHLARRLLRHHLATAGTAQVVTENALLVLHELVANSLDHGFPCPNETLHLAWEASPESVVLRVTDHGPHPRCERCHPRRAPRAGLAPVTGDGATLQVQQPELDSPRGRGLLIVDGLSDRWEVTTHAGATTVEVHLTTAADPQAG; the protein is encoded by the coding sequence ATGGCTGACGTCGTGGCCTTCGAGACGGAGGTGCCGTTCACGGACCGCGGGGCCCACCTGGCCCGACGGCTCCTGCGGCACCACCTCGCGACGGCGGGCACGGCCCAGGTCGTGACGGAGAACGCGCTCCTCGTGCTGCACGAGCTGGTCGCCAACAGCCTCGACCACGGCTTCCCCTGCCCCAACGAGACGCTGCACCTCGCGTGGGAGGCGTCCCCCGAGTCCGTCGTGCTGCGGGTCACCGACCACGGCCCCCACCCCCGGTGCGAGCGCTGCCACCCCCGTCGCGCGCCGCGCGCCGGGCTCGCCCCGGTGACGGGGGACGGCGCGACGCTGCAGGTCCAGCAGCCCGAGCTCGACTCACCGCGCGGCCGCGGGCTGCTCATCGTCGACGGGCTCTCCGACCGGTGGGAGGTCACGACCCACGCCGGCGCGACGACCGTCGAGGTGCACCTGACGACCGCCGCCGACCCGCAGGCGGGCTGA
- a CDS encoding alpha/beta hydrolase codes for MSAPVEATVGDWRPDILGEGFEQARIELGPDPDGEGGDVHAVLVRRVVRPEETVVGAVLFVHGFSDYFFQTDLAHHCAARGLAFHALDLRKCGRAREPHQTAHYAGDLALYDTELETALATIAADHPDAPVVVMGHSTGGLVLPLWLDRRRREDRVAPVVGQVLNSPWFDLQGKPVMRGPVTQALRAVSRVQPLRRLDLPVSTVYGDALHVSGRGEWDYDLALRPLAGFPVTVGWLNAVRRGHAALHRGLDVGVPSLVLRSDRTSFSRRVTEVTDRSDNILDVRQIARWSGCLGGETHVVPVAGARHDVFLSLAEPRAAAYAALDRWLDAHLPADLPTS; via the coding sequence GTGAGCGCCCCCGTGGAGGCGACCGTGGGCGACTGGCGTCCCGACATCCTCGGCGAGGGCTTCGAGCAGGCCCGGATCGAGCTCGGACCGGACCCCGACGGCGAGGGCGGCGACGTGCACGCGGTGCTCGTGCGCCGCGTCGTCCGCCCCGAGGAGACCGTCGTCGGCGCCGTGCTGTTCGTCCACGGCTTCTCCGACTACTTCTTCCAGACCGACCTCGCCCACCACTGCGCCGCCCGCGGGCTGGCCTTCCACGCGCTCGACCTGCGCAAGTGCGGACGGGCCCGCGAGCCGCACCAGACGGCGCACTACGCGGGCGACCTGGCGCTCTACGACACCGAGCTCGAGACCGCCCTCGCCACGATCGCCGCCGACCACCCCGACGCGCCGGTGGTCGTGATGGGCCACTCGACCGGCGGGCTCGTGCTGCCGCTGTGGCTCGACCGCCGTCGCCGCGAGGACCGCGTCGCGCCCGTGGTGGGCCAGGTGCTCAACAGCCCCTGGTTCGACCTGCAGGGCAAGCCCGTCATGCGGGGACCCGTCACCCAGGCGCTGCGGGCCGTCTCCCGCGTCCAGCCCCTGCGCCGCCTCGACCTGCCCGTGTCGACGGTCTACGGCGACGCGCTCCACGTCAGCGGGCGCGGCGAGTGGGACTACGACCTCGCCCTGCGTCCCCTCGCGGGCTTCCCCGTCACCGTGGGCTGGCTCAACGCCGTACGCCGCGGTCACGCCGCCCTGCACCGCGGACTCGACGTCGGGGTGCCCTCGCTGGTGCTCCGGTCCGACCGCACCAGCTTCTCGCGCCGCGTCACGGAGGTGACGGACCGCTCCGACAACATCCTCGACGTGCGCCAGATCGCCCGCTGGTCGGGCTGCCTCGGCGGCGAGACCCACGTCGTGCCCGTCGCCGGCGCCCGGCACGACGTGTTCCTCTCGCTCGCCGAGCCCCGCGCCGCGGCGTACGCGGCCCTCGACCGCTGGCTCGACGCGCACCTCCCGGCCGACCTGCCCACCTCCTGA
- a CDS encoding MmgE/PrpD family protein, which yields MSLTQRLVDAACAAAAAGLPAEVDRSARLHLLDSLGVGLLAAHRGPLQGLERLAVGRPGPATVLGRAEGAAPEVAALVNGTFVHSLEYDDTHVASVMHGSATLTPAALAAAEESGARGADLVAAYAVGWEVLVRMGLASPGTLQARGFQTTSAAGPFAAALVAVLLQGAVGHGVGHGVDALGIAGSQPGGTFAFLADGDTVKAAQPAWAAHSGLWAAALARAGVTGPAAVLDGPHGFYRLYADDPAAPAALERELGDLGERWHLPEAAFKLIPACHFIHPFVEALERVLAAGVEPADIAAVHCHVPTGAAPIIASDWPARQVPPRAHLGRWSLPYTLAGRLVDGTVDLELYARPVDAAHTDVARRITAEPWEDSGFPARFPARVVVTTTGGEVHDVVVDDVIGGAGRPVPEADVLAKLERNLDGAGFGADTADELVALVLEGGDFDVARLGALLRTPAGR from the coding sequence ATGAGCCTGACCCAGCGTCTCGTGGACGCCGCCTGCGCCGCGGCCGCGGCGGGCCTGCCCGCCGAGGTCGACCGATCGGCGCGGCTTCACCTCCTCGACAGCCTGGGCGTCGGACTGCTCGCCGCCCACCGGGGACCGCTGCAGGGCCTCGAGCGACTGGCCGTCGGCCGCCCCGGTCCGGCCACCGTGCTCGGCCGTGCCGAGGGCGCCGCACCCGAGGTGGCCGCGCTCGTCAACGGCACGTTCGTGCACTCGCTCGAGTACGACGACACCCACGTCGCCTCCGTCATGCACGGCAGCGCCACCCTCACCCCGGCCGCCCTGGCCGCGGCGGAGGAGTCCGGGGCGCGGGGAGCGGACCTGGTGGCCGCGTACGCCGTCGGGTGGGAGGTGCTCGTGCGGATGGGCCTCGCCAGCCCCGGCACGCTCCAGGCGCGGGGGTTCCAGACGACGAGCGCCGCAGGCCCGTTCGCGGCCGCGCTCGTCGCGGTGCTGCTCCAGGGTGCGGTCGGGCACGGGGTCGGGCACGGGGTCGACGCGCTCGGGATCGCCGGGAGCCAACCGGGCGGGACGTTCGCGTTCCTCGCCGACGGCGACACCGTCAAGGCGGCGCAGCCCGCCTGGGCGGCCCACTCCGGGCTGTGGGCGGCCGCGCTCGCGCGGGCCGGCGTGACGGGCCCCGCGGCGGTGCTGGACGGGCCGCACGGGTTCTACCGGCTCTACGCCGACGACCCTGCCGCCCCCGCGGCGCTCGAGCGCGAGCTCGGTGACCTGGGGGAGCGCTGGCACCTGCCGGAGGCGGCGTTCAAGCTGATCCCGGCGTGCCACTTCATCCACCCGTTCGTCGAGGCGCTCGAGCGGGTGCTCGCGGCCGGCGTGGAGCCGGCCGACATCGCCGCCGTCCACTGCCACGTGCCGACCGGCGCCGCACCGATCATCGCCAGCGACTGGCCGGCCCGCCAGGTGCCGCCGCGCGCCCACCTGGGCCGGTGGAGCCTGCCCTACACGCTCGCCGGTCGGCTCGTCGACGGCACCGTCGACCTCGAGCTCTACGCCCGTCCGGTCGACGCCGCGCACACCGACGTGGCGCGGCGCATCACGGCGGAGCCCTGGGAAGACTCGGGCTTCCCGGCGCGCTTCCCGGCCCGGGTCGTCGTGACGACGACCGGCGGCGAGGTGCACGACGTGGTCGTCGACGACGTCATCGGCGGGGCGGGACGGCCGGTGCCCGAGGCCGACGTGCTCGCGAAGCTCGAGCGCAACCTGGACGGTGCGGGCTTCGGGGCGGACACGGCCGACGAGCTCGTCGCGCTCGTGCTGGAGGGCGGGGACTTCGACGTCGCCCGGCTGGGCGCGCTCCTGCGGACGCCGGCGGGGCGGTGA
- a CDS encoding MmgE/PrpD family protein, translating into MSVPVGWAGWRDGLERRLAADPLADPAVRRRAALVLVDDLAATVLGGRHAEVAAFAGLQVRGGSGESRVLAGGSAPRERAAAANAVAAGWDELDEGFRPATCHGGLYAVPAAIAEAEATGASTDALLRAVVVGYEVATQVARAVPAPRPLRLHPHATLSPIGAAAAVTWLRTSSPSAVLAAADVAASMSMVGPFRHATDGLQARNAWAAGGAVLGFLAADAAASGLGADATTLLDVLRDAYGQVPDEAFLADPATDWAVLEGYHKRYAACQYTHAALECALALGADGVTGDALARVEAITVATHPLALALDGTAPRTALGGKFSVPHVVAATLAAGRADADVYAAPGLTEPTVARLRERVVLAPYGDLPPAPHDRPARVTVRLSDGSEHTREVLSAVGGPDRPLGPDEVLAKAADLTQSSAPGFASVAARLVDGGHGQESWADVLTALLDDGNDR; encoded by the coding sequence GTGAGCGTGCCCGTCGGCTGGGCGGGGTGGCGCGACGGGCTGGAGCGGCGCCTCGCCGCCGACCCGCTCGCCGACCCCGCCGTACGCCGCCGCGCCGCCCTCGTGCTCGTCGACGACCTCGCCGCGACGGTGCTCGGGGGGCGCCACGCCGAGGTCGCCGCGTTCGCCGGTCTCCAGGTGCGCGGCGGCTCGGGGGAGTCGCGCGTGCTGGCCGGCGGCTCCGCCCCGCGCGAGCGCGCGGCGGCGGCCAACGCGGTCGCGGCCGGCTGGGACGAGCTGGACGAGGGGTTCCGTCCGGCCACCTGCCACGGCGGCCTCTACGCCGTGCCGGCCGCGATCGCCGAGGCGGAGGCGACCGGTGCGAGCACCGACGCGCTGCTGCGCGCGGTGGTCGTGGGCTACGAGGTCGCGACGCAGGTCGCGCGGGCGGTCCCCGCGCCCCGGCCGCTGCGCCTGCACCCCCATGCCACGCTGTCGCCCATCGGTGCGGCCGCCGCGGTCACCTGGTTGCGCACGTCGTCGCCGTCCGCCGTGCTCGCCGCGGCCGACGTCGCCGCCTCGATGAGCATGGTGGGGCCGTTCCGGCACGCCACCGACGGCCTGCAGGCCCGCAACGCCTGGGCGGCGGGCGGTGCGGTGCTCGGCTTCCTCGCCGCCGACGCGGCCGCGAGCGGGCTGGGGGCGGACGCCACGACGCTCCTCGACGTGCTGCGGGACGCCTACGGCCAGGTGCCCGACGAGGCCTTCCTCGCCGACCCGGCGACGGACTGGGCGGTGCTCGAGGGCTACCACAAGCGCTACGCGGCCTGCCAGTACACGCACGCCGCGCTCGAGTGCGCCCTCGCGCTCGGCGCGGACGGCGTCACCGGCGACGCGCTCGCCCGGGTGGAGGCGATCACCGTCGCCACCCACCCGCTGGCGCTCGCCCTCGACGGCACGGCGCCCCGCACGGCCCTCGGGGGCAAGTTCTCCGTGCCGCACGTCGTCGCCGCCACGTTGGCGGCGGGGCGGGCCGACGCCGACGTCTACGCCGCGCCCGGGCTCACGGAGCCGACGGTGGCCCGGCTGCGGGAGCGGGTCGTGCTCGCGCCGTACGGCGACCTCCCGCCCGCCCCGCACGACCGCCCCGCACGGGTGACCGTGCGGCTGAGCGACGGCAGCGAGCACACGCGCGAGGTGCTGAGCGCCGTGGGCGGTCCCGACCGTCCGCTGGGCCCCGACGAGGTGCTCGCCAAGGCGGCCGACCTCACGCAGTCGAGCGCCCCGGGGTTCGCGTCCGTTGCCGCCCGGCTCGTCGACGGCGGCCACGGGCAGGAGTCCTGGGCCGACGTCCTCACCGCCCTCCTCGACGACGGGAACGACCGATGA
- a CDS encoding helix-turn-helix transcriptional regulator has product MTAVRVPVGPVPVRGRLLGEDAMLTEREREVAGLVAHGLTNGEIAAALFISATTAKFHVGRVARKLGASNRVEVVAWAWQSGLAANVAGQVPAAR; this is encoded by the coding sequence GTGACGGCGGTCCGCGTGCCCGTGGGGCCGGTGCCCGTCCGCGGGCGCCTGCTCGGCGAGGACGCCATGCTGACCGAGCGGGAGCGCGAGGTCGCCGGTCTCGTGGCCCACGGGCTCACGAACGGTGAGATCGCCGCTGCGCTGTTCATCTCGGCCACCACGGCGAAGTTCCACGTCGGACGTGTCGCCCGGAAGCTCGGCGCCAGCAACCGCGTCGAGGTCGTGGCCTGGGCCTGGCAGAGCGGCCTCGCGGCGAACGTCGCCGGGCAGGTGCCGGCGGCGCGGTAG
- a CDS encoding VCBS repeat-containing protein — translation MPSLPFHRRARRGGAAVLLVLALTVLLGAQGSPVAAQSTDAAAIDSSAAATAAAAAPTGRVFWVATNGNDANPGTSAAPWKDLRASMQKLRAGDTLFVKGGRYASPNSYVIRPNGLAAGTPDKRITVQAANDQVFLDEPLAIDNAQYWTFDGFNISGNGARYRDTTEPPGYLVQFVGGTGWILRNSKICCFGTYGMVQVWGQPKDWTISHNTIWSNPGRGAAADTDHLIYVHPNTGSGPGYIERNVLAGSSNGSNIKLGASSQTTANAGTSGITIRRNTFLGAWTNVRLAFETAGSLIEDNIMLGATRDWPDGPASVQPYCLDGRGNATRTDLWYGPPTRRHTDPIRGTYCRYSGQWTDQGGHVKRDPRLPVSTTAVYNQRSLSSLDQSQFLPRDVPARSYGRFSQFDQALTGDWDGDGVDTPAGVLGNRVHLTNEASDAGSVEYVAPGSGESERIITLGKVGWRFVAGDWDGDGTDELGVFDPATATFHLRTQEGRIGSFSFGSRSRSYEPIAGDWNGDGKDEVGLLDTKTKVFAIRTSTTTATSFQFGAVSAAYQVTTGDWDGDGKDEIGMWRVANRTFALRHCVTATCEQAPTGIVMGTQALAPYYQPIGGTWERGQRTDTIGVVLWTQWLRARQNANPTTFYPTRNYEG, via the coding sequence ATGCCCTCCCTCCCGTTCCACCGGCGTGCACGGCGTGGTGGCGCCGCCGTCCTGCTCGTGCTCGCCCTGACGGTGCTGCTCGGCGCCCAGGGCTCCCCCGTCGCGGCCCAGTCCACCGACGCCGCTGCCATCGACAGCTCCGCCGCTGCCACCGCTGCCGCCGCTGCTCCGACCGGTCGCGTCTTCTGGGTCGCCACCAACGGCAACGACGCCAACCCCGGCACGTCGGCGGCGCCGTGGAAGGACCTCCGTGCGTCGATGCAGAAGCTGCGGGCGGGCGACACGCTGTTCGTGAAGGGCGGGCGCTACGCGTCGCCGAACAGCTACGTGATCCGGCCCAACGGGCTCGCGGCGGGCACGCCGGACAAGCGGATCACCGTCCAGGCCGCCAACGACCAGGTCTTCCTCGACGAGCCGCTGGCCATCGACAACGCGCAGTACTGGACGTTCGACGGCTTCAACATCTCCGGCAACGGCGCGCGCTACCGCGACACGACGGAGCCCCCGGGCTACCTGGTGCAGTTCGTGGGCGGCACGGGCTGGATCCTGCGCAACTCGAAGATCTGCTGCTTCGGCACCTACGGCATGGTCCAGGTGTGGGGCCAGCCGAAGGACTGGACGATCAGCCACAACACGATCTGGTCCAACCCCGGTCGCGGCGCGGCGGCGGACACCGACCACCTGATCTACGTGCACCCGAACACGGGCTCCGGCCCGGGCTACATCGAGCGCAACGTGCTGGCCGGCTCCTCCAACGGCTCCAACATCAAGCTGGGCGCCTCGTCGCAGACGACGGCGAACGCGGGCACGTCGGGCATCACGATCCGGCGCAACACCTTCCTCGGCGCGTGGACCAACGTGCGTCTGGCCTTCGAGACCGCCGGGTCGCTCATCGAGGACAACATCATGCTCGGCGCCACCCGCGACTGGCCGGACGGCCCGGCGTCGGTGCAGCCGTACTGCCTCGACGGGCGCGGCAACGCCACCCGCACGGACCTCTGGTACGGCCCGCCGACGCGGCGCCACACGGACCCGATCCGCGGCACGTACTGCCGCTACTCCGGCCAGTGGACCGACCAGGGCGGCCACGTGAAGCGCGACCCGCGCCTGCCGGTGTCGACCACCGCGGTCTACAACCAGCGCTCGCTCTCCTCCCTCGACCAGTCGCAGTTCCTGCCGCGGGACGTGCCGGCCCGGTCCTACGGGCGGTTCAGCCAGTTCGACCAGGCGCTCACGGGCGACTGGGACGGCGACGGCGTCGACACGCCCGCCGGGGTGCTGGGCAACCGGGTGCACCTGACCAACGAGGCGTCCGACGCGGGCTCCGTGGAGTACGTGGCCCCCGGTTCCGGCGAGTCCGAGCGCATCATCACGCTCGGCAAGGTCGGCTGGCGGTTCGTCGCGGGCGACTGGGACGGGGACGGCACCGACGAGCTCGGCGTCTTCGACCCCGCCACGGCGACGTTCCACCTGCGCACGCAGGAGGGTCGCATCGGGTCGTTCTCGTTCGGCTCCCGCAGCCGCAGCTACGAGCCGATCGCCGGCGACTGGAACGGCGACGGCAAGGACGAGGTCGGCCTCCTCGACACCAAGACCAAGGTCTTCGCGATCCGCACGAGCACCACGACGGCGACGAGCTTCCAGTTCGGGGCGGTCTCCGCGGCGTACCAGGTCACCACGGGCGACTGGGACGGCGACGGCAAGGACGAGATCGGCATGTGGCGGGTCGCGAACCGCACGTTCGCGCTGCGGCACTGCGTGACCGCCACCTGCGAGCAGGCGCCGACGGGCATCGTGATGGGCACGCAGGCGCTCGCGCCGTACTACCAGCCCATCGGCGGCACCTGGGAGCGCGGCCAGCGCACCGACACCATCGGTGTCGTGCTCTGGACGCAGTGGCTCCGCGCCCGGCAGAACGCGAACCCGACGACCTTCTACCCGACCCGCAACTACGAGGGCTGA